The following are encoded together in the Deinococcus soli (ex Cha et al. 2016) genome:
- a CDS encoding cupin domain-containing protein has product MSPYKVSQSDTTHGTDGEHHLVKGQQSSMRLWHREEPNADKPESTHEYETLGYVIEGKVDLIVNGETVSLQPGDSYHVPAGAPHTFRVTETLTAVEVTTPGTDK; this is encoded by the coding sequence ATGAGCCCCTACAAGGTCAGCCAGAGCGACACCACCCACGGCACTGACGGCGAGCATCACCTCGTCAAGGGGCAGCAGAGCAGCATGCGCCTGTGGCACCGCGAGGAACCCAACGCCGACAAACCCGAGAGCACCCACGAGTACGAAACCCTCGGGTACGTCATCGAAGGCAAGGTTGACCTCATCGTGAACGGCGAAACCGTCAGCCTCCAGCCCGGCGACTCCTACCACGTGCCCGCTGGCGCCCCCCACACCTTCCGCGTCACCGAGACCCTCACCGCCGTCGAAGTGACCACGCCCGGCACGGACAAGTAA